The Streptomyces sp. NBC_01255 genome window below encodes:
- a CDS encoding ATP-binding cassette domain-containing protein, translating to MNKEAILVEGARKRYGEKDALAGLDLAVGRGTVHGLLGPNGAGKTTTVRILATLLRHDEGLVRVAGHDVRTEAREVRRRIGLLGQHAALDEELGGRQNLEMFGRLHHLGARGAGARADELLERFGLTDTGRKPVKQFSGGMRRRLDLAASLITEPEVLFLDEPTTGLDPRGRGEVWESVRSLVGGGTTVLLTTQYLEEADRLADRISVVDQGRVVADGTADELKARVGADRIDVVVRDAARLDEAAALLPAARAEVSVDADRRLLSAPVADRMASLTETVRALGAAGIEAEDIALRRPTLDEAFLRLTGQDAERETADRGDREKREKEVAA from the coding sequence ATGAACAAGGAAGCGATCCTCGTGGAGGGCGCACGGAAGCGGTACGGGGAGAAGGACGCCCTGGCCGGGCTCGACCTGGCCGTCGGCCGCGGCACCGTCCACGGCCTGCTGGGCCCCAACGGCGCGGGAAAGACCACGACCGTACGGATCCTGGCCACCCTGCTGCGCCACGACGAGGGCCTGGTGCGGGTCGCGGGCCACGACGTACGGACCGAGGCCCGGGAGGTGCGCCGGCGGATCGGGCTGCTCGGACAGCACGCCGCCCTCGACGAGGAGCTGGGCGGCCGGCAGAACCTGGAGATGTTCGGCAGGCTCCACCACCTGGGCGCGCGGGGCGCCGGGGCGCGGGCCGACGAGCTCCTGGAGCGCTTCGGCCTCACGGACACCGGCCGCAAGCCGGTCAAGCAGTTCAGCGGCGGCATGCGGCGGAGGCTCGACCTGGCGGCCTCGCTGATCACCGAACCCGAGGTGCTCTTCCTCGACGAGCCGACGACCGGGCTCGACCCGCGCGGCCGCGGCGAGGTGTGGGAGTCGGTGCGCTCCCTGGTCGGCGGGGGCACGACGGTCCTGCTCACGACGCAGTACCTGGAGGAGGCCGATCGGCTCGCCGACCGGATCTCGGTGGTGGACCAGGGGCGGGTCGTCGCCGACGGCACGGCCGACGAGCTCAAGGCGCGGGTCGGCGCCGACCGCATCGACGTGGTCGTCCGGGACGCGGCACGGCTCGACGAGGCGGCCGCGCTGCTGCCGGCCGCGCGGGCGGAGGTGAGCGTGGACGCCGACCGGCGGCTTCTCAGCGCGCCGGTGGCGGACCGCATGGCCTCGCTCACCGAGACCGTCCGGGCCCTCGGGGCGGCGGGGATCGAGGCGGAGGACATCGCGCTGCGGCGGCCGACGCTGGACGAGGCCTTCCTGCGGCTGACGGGCCAGGACGCCGAGCGGGAGACGGCAGATCGGGGCGATCGGGAGAAGCGCGAGAAGGAGGTGGCGGCATGA
- a CDS encoding ABC transporter permease, with amino-acid sequence MSAAYVVSDCWTMTRRELAHWARQPVQVLVGLVFPVMMLLMFGYLVGGGRAVDGDYVDYLVPGMLALTMVFGLEGTMTAVTQDLNKGVIDRFRAMPMTDGAVLVGRAAADMLQSTVGLLVMVGVGYAIGWQATGGVGSFLGALGLLLLLRFAMLWIGIFLALVAGRAELVQAVQILVWPVGFLSNAFASPDSMPGWLGTVVEWNPMSATATAVRELFGNPGGEPGHVMAAVVWPLVLLAVFFPLAVRRFGRLGK; translated from the coding sequence ATGAGCGCCGCGTACGTGGTGAGCGACTGCTGGACGATGACCCGCCGGGAGCTCGCCCACTGGGCGCGTCAGCCCGTGCAGGTCCTGGTCGGGCTCGTGTTCCCGGTGATGATGCTGCTGATGTTCGGCTACCTCGTCGGCGGCGGGCGGGCCGTCGACGGCGACTACGTCGACTACCTCGTGCCGGGCATGCTCGCCCTGACGATGGTCTTCGGGCTCGAAGGCACCATGACGGCGGTGACGCAGGACCTGAACAAGGGCGTGATCGACCGGTTCCGGGCGATGCCGATGACCGACGGGGCCGTCCTGGTCGGGCGGGCGGCCGCCGACATGCTCCAGTCGACCGTCGGGCTCCTCGTGATGGTGGGCGTGGGATACGCGATCGGCTGGCAGGCCACCGGTGGGGTCGGGAGCTTCCTGGGGGCGCTGGGGCTGCTGCTCCTGCTGCGCTTCGCGATGCTCTGGATCGGGATCTTCCTCGCCCTGGTCGCGGGGCGCGCGGAGCTGGTGCAGGCGGTGCAGATCCTGGTCTGGCCCGTCGGGTTCCTCTCCAACGCCTTCGCCTCACCGGACTCGATGCCGGGGTGGCTCGGCACGGTCGTGGAGTGGAACCCGATGTCGGCGACCGCGACGGCGGTACGCGAACTCTTCGGCAATCCGGGCGGCGAACCGGGGCACGTCATGGCGGCGGTGGTGTGGCCGCTGGTGCTCCTCGCGGTCTTCTTCCCGCTGGCGGTGCGGAGGTTCGGGCGGCTCGGAAAGTAG